In Geomonas ferrireducens, one DNA window encodes the following:
- the glgX gene encoding glycogen debranching protein GlgX — MANSSGRSVRKNAEQLKGNTSPLGATVTPGGVNFSVFARDCSGVELLLFDRVDDPVPSRVITLDPKRNRTYHYWHVFVPGIGAGQLYGYRVAGPFEPQRGRRFDPGKVLIDPYGRAVAVPDGYCRGDACIPGDNAASAMKSVVADPRGYNWEGDLPLKRPYSSTVIYEMHVAGFTRHPSSGVSDDKRGTYAGLIEKIPYLKELGITAVELLPVFQFDPLDAPLGLRNYWGYSPVSFFAPHAAYSSKQGPLGPLDEFRDMVKALHKAGIEVILDVVYNHTSEGDHNGPTFCFRGFANDVYYSLAPDGSYLNHTGCGNTLNANHHVVRRLIIDSLHYWVKEMHVDGFRFDLASILSRDGQGRPLKDPPILWDIESDPALAGIKLIAEAWDAGGLYQVGSFIGDSWKEWNGEFRDDVRRFLKGDEGMVSRFAARILASPDIYGHQEREPEQSINFVTCHDGFTLNDLVSYNKKHNEANGEGNRDGSDANESWNCGMEGPTDNPAIEALRKRQVKNFVAVTLLALGTPMILMGDEARRTQLGNNNAYCQDNEIGWFDWNKVEEHADIHRFTKELIRARLRQSEASADVLSLSQLLGQARLEWHGVRLGTPDWSHESHSIALTVRSNTKSLVFHYMVNAYWEPLSFMLPSPRKLPGGRWHRWIDTSLDSPDDIAPWEELPLVEGESYRLPPRSLVVVVAKNRTASRTRS; from the coding sequence ATGGCGAATTCGAGCGGAAGATCGGTTAGGAAGAACGCGGAGCAGCTCAAGGGAAACACCTCGCCACTGGGCGCGACTGTCACCCCCGGAGGGGTGAACTTCAGCGTCTTTGCCAGGGACTGCAGCGGCGTCGAACTGCTCCTCTTCGATCGCGTCGACGACCCAGTCCCTTCCCGTGTCATCACTCTCGATCCAAAGCGCAACCGCACCTACCACTACTGGCACGTCTTCGTCCCGGGCATCGGCGCGGGGCAGCTCTACGGTTACCGCGTCGCCGGTCCCTTCGAACCACAGCGCGGACGCCGCTTCGATCCCGGCAAGGTCCTCATCGACCCTTACGGCCGCGCCGTTGCCGTCCCGGACGGCTACTGCCGGGGGGACGCGTGCATCCCCGGCGACAACGCGGCGAGCGCCATGAAGAGCGTGGTGGCCGACCCCCGCGGCTACAACTGGGAGGGGGACCTGCCGCTCAAGCGCCCCTATTCCAGCACCGTCATCTACGAGATGCACGTGGCAGGGTTCACCAGGCACCCATCCTCGGGAGTCTCAGACGATAAGCGCGGCACCTACGCGGGGCTCATCGAGAAGATCCCCTACCTGAAGGAGCTGGGCATCACCGCGGTGGAGCTGCTCCCGGTGTTCCAGTTCGACCCGCTAGACGCTCCCCTTGGGCTTCGCAACTACTGGGGCTACAGCCCGGTCTCCTTCTTTGCGCCCCACGCCGCCTACAGCTCAAAGCAGGGACCGCTCGGTCCTCTGGACGAGTTCCGGGACATGGTGAAGGCGCTGCACAAGGCGGGGATCGAGGTGATCCTCGACGTGGTCTACAACCACACCTCCGAAGGGGACCACAACGGCCCCACCTTCTGCTTCCGCGGCTTTGCCAACGACGTCTACTACTCCCTCGCCCCCGACGGCAGCTACCTGAACCACACCGGCTGCGGCAACACACTGAACGCGAACCACCACGTGGTGCGCCGGCTCATCATCGACTCCCTGCATTACTGGGTGAAAGAGATGCACGTCGACGGCTTCCGTTTCGACCTCGCCTCCATCCTCTCCCGCGACGGCCAGGGACGTCCGCTGAAGGATCCCCCCATCCTCTGGGACATCGAGTCCGATCCGGCGCTAGCCGGCATAAAGCTCATCGCCGAGGCGTGGGACGCGGGTGGGCTCTACCAAGTGGGGAGCTTCATCGGGGACAGCTGGAAGGAGTGGAACGGCGAGTTCCGCGATGACGTGCGCCGCTTCCTGAAGGGGGACGAGGGGATGGTGTCCCGCTTTGCGGCACGTATCCTGGCGAGTCCGGATATTTATGGGCACCAGGAGCGCGAGCCGGAACAGAGCATCAACTTCGTCACCTGTCATGACGGCTTCACCCTGAACGACCTCGTCTCGTACAACAAAAAGCACAACGAGGCGAACGGGGAAGGGAACCGTGACGGCTCCGACGCGAACGAAAGCTGGAACTGCGGGATGGAGGGGCCGACGGACAATCCGGCCATCGAGGCGCTGCGTAAGCGCCAGGTGAAGAACTTCGTCGCGGTCACCCTGCTCGCCCTCGGAACGCCGATGATCCTGATGGGTGACGAGGCGCGGCGCACCCAGCTTGGAAACAACAACGCCTACTGCCAGGACAACGAAATCGGCTGGTTCGACTGGAACAAGGTCGAGGAGCATGCCGACATCCATCGCTTCACTAAGGAACTGATCCGGGCGCGCCTCAGGCAGAGCGAGGCGTCGGCGGATGTCCTGTCGCTCAGCCAGTTGCTGGGGCAAGCGCGCCTTGAGTGGCACGGCGTCCGCTTAGGGACGCCGGACTGGAGCCACGAGTCGCACAGCATCGCCCTCACCGTCCGCAGCAACACGAAGAGCCTCGTGTTCCATTACATGGTGAACGCCTACTGGGAGCCGCTCTCATTCATGCTCCCCTCGCCCAGGAAGCTTCCAGGAGGGAGATGGCACCGCTGGATCGACACCTCGCTCGATTCCCCCGACGACATCGCCCCGTGGGAAGAGTTGCCGCTCGTCGAGGGGGAGAGTTACCGTCTTCCACCCCGCAGCCTCGTCGTGGTCGTGGCTAAGAACCGCACGGCGAGCCGGACAAGGAGCTGA
- the lnt gene encoding apolipoprotein N-acyltransferase produces the protein MTTSSNSHPLAPWGAAILTGVLMFLGYAGFDQFYLEWIFLLPLLWAVRDVQPRRAFLLGWVAGIVGHGGGFYWIIQMFQQFAGAPLAVGVAGLVLLAAANGVVLAVWAWGMSLLTRGRERNLVWIAPVLWTAIEKVWPEVFPNYLGASQYKVPHLTQIADFTGVLGVSFLVVYINATLYRILACRLEGKEVPWRAAAVLGGILILVVGYGEFRIREVEGKVAAAQHLTVGLVQTNRGAADLHLSAGAIQQEHRDMSKALLAAKKADLVVWPEGVLSLGLSSREGTIPTWALGDLNVPLLFGACLQLNGEGETRFYNSALLADASGKILGTYDKTVLVPFGEYIPFGDAFPVLYSWSPYSSKFFSGKSVEPLKLGPHLLSVSICYEDIFPTHIRKLMHGGREGRTPAVMFNLTNDSWYGNSTEPMEHLALASFRSIENRRSLVRVTNTGISAFVDPAGRITSRTGVWTREVLVDRVPLLEGKTVYGAIGDWIGWLCAVISLVAVVFVTVSNRRGLTGKKNAL, from the coding sequence TTGACTACTTCCAGCAACTCCCACCCCCTTGCTCCCTGGGGCGCGGCCATACTTACTGGCGTCCTGATGTTCCTGGGCTACGCCGGCTTCGACCAATTCTACCTTGAGTGGATCTTTCTCCTCCCACTTCTCTGGGCCGTACGCGACGTGCAACCGCGACGCGCCTTCCTGCTTGGCTGGGTCGCAGGCATCGTGGGACACGGCGGCGGCTTCTACTGGATCATCCAGATGTTCCAGCAGTTCGCCGGTGCACCTTTGGCGGTCGGCGTCGCAGGACTCGTTCTTTTGGCGGCGGCCAACGGGGTCGTGCTGGCGGTCTGGGCCTGGGGGATGAGCCTGCTAACCCGCGGACGGGAGCGCAACCTGGTATGGATCGCCCCGGTACTCTGGACCGCCATCGAGAAGGTCTGGCCCGAGGTGTTCCCCAACTACCTGGGCGCGAGCCAGTACAAGGTCCCGCACCTGACCCAGATTGCCGACTTCACCGGTGTCCTCGGCGTCTCCTTCCTCGTGGTCTACATCAACGCGACGCTTTACCGTATCCTCGCCTGCCGGCTCGAAGGTAAAGAGGTGCCGTGGCGTGCGGCGGCGGTACTCGGGGGGATCCTGATCCTTGTTGTCGGTTACGGCGAGTTCCGAATCCGCGAGGTGGAAGGCAAGGTCGCCGCGGCGCAGCACCTCACCGTCGGGCTCGTGCAGACCAACCGCGGCGCTGCCGACCTCCACCTCTCGGCCGGAGCGATACAGCAGGAGCACCGCGATATGTCGAAGGCGCTGCTCGCGGCAAAGAAGGCCGACCTCGTGGTCTGGCCGGAGGGGGTGCTGAGCTTGGGGCTTTCCTCCCGCGAGGGAACCATCCCGACCTGGGCCCTCGGCGACCTGAACGTACCGCTGCTCTTCGGGGCCTGCCTCCAGTTGAACGGGGAGGGGGAGACACGCTTCTACAACAGCGCCCTTCTCGCCGACGCCTCGGGCAAGATCCTCGGGACCTACGACAAGACCGTACTCGTTCCCTTTGGCGAGTACATACCCTTCGGGGACGCCTTCCCGGTCCTGTACTCCTGGTCCCCGTACAGCAGCAAGTTCTTCTCGGGGAAAAGCGTTGAGCCGCTCAAACTCGGACCGCATCTCTTGTCGGTGAGCATCTGTTACGAGGACATCTTCCCCACCCATATCAGGAAGCTGATGCACGGGGGGCGCGAGGGGCGGACCCCGGCGGTCATGTTCAACCTGACCAACGACTCCTGGTACGGCAACTCCACCGAACCGATGGAGCACCTCGCCCTGGCGAGCTTCCGTTCCATCGAAAACAGACGCTCCCTGGTGCGGGTCACCAACACGGGAATCTCCGCCTTCGTCGACCCGGCCGGGCGCATCACGAGCCGCACCGGCGTCTGGACCAGGGAGGTGCTTGTGGACCGGGTGCCGCTTCTGGAGGGGAAAACAGTCTACGGCGCTATCGGCGACTGGATCGGCTGGCTCTGCGCAGTCATCTCGCTCGTTGCCGTAGTCTTCGTGACTGTATCAAACAGGCGCGGTTTGACTGGGAAAAAGAATGCTTTATAG
- a CDS encoding sterol desaturase family protein has product MARTVDPMRRELPRWLNAVLIVGTVATVAVMELRRPLRKEREGKLRRNGRNAAFALIAAATVALAEKPAVVPLAHHVQKKGLGAVKLLGLPPWAEVALSVLLLDYMLFIWHVLTHKIPLLWRFHKPHHVDLDLDASTALRFHFGELLLSVPWRAAQVRLIGVSPFALAMWQTLTLMAILFHHSNVRLPHRVERRLCHLIVTPRMHGIHHSVVRGETDSNWSTIFSWPDHLHRTLKLNVLQDSVTIGVAGFQDPAQLTLGKTLGMPFVRQVEVEGPKREVLPVPPTVLAV; this is encoded by the coding sequence ATGGCAAGGACCGTTGATCCGATGAGACGGGAGCTTCCCAGATGGCTGAACGCGGTGCTGATCGTCGGCACCGTGGCAACCGTCGCCGTCATGGAGCTCAGGCGTCCGCTCAGGAAGGAGCGGGAAGGCAAACTGAGGAGAAACGGGCGCAACGCCGCCTTCGCCCTCATCGCGGCGGCCACGGTCGCCCTCGCCGAGAAGCCGGCGGTGGTTCCCCTCGCACACCATGTGCAGAAAAAGGGCTTGGGCGCGGTCAAGCTTCTCGGTCTCCCCCCATGGGCCGAGGTGGCGCTGTCGGTGCTCCTGCTCGACTACATGCTGTTCATCTGGCATGTGCTGACCCACAAGATCCCGCTCCTTTGGCGCTTCCACAAGCCGCACCACGTCGATCTCGATCTTGACGCGAGCACGGCGCTTCGCTTCCACTTCGGCGAGCTGCTCCTGTCCGTACCGTGGCGGGCGGCCCAGGTCCGCCTGATCGGCGTCTCCCCCTTCGCCCTTGCCATGTGGCAGACCCTTACCCTCATGGCGATTCTGTTCCATCACTCGAACGTGAGACTCCCGCACCGGGTCGAGCGGCGCCTGTGCCACTTGATCGTTACCCCGAGGATGCACGGCATCCACCATTCCGTCGTGAGGGGGGAGACCGACTCCAACTGGAGCACCATCTTTTCCTGGCCGGATCACCTGCATCGCACGCTGAAGCTGAACGTCCTTCAGGACTCGGTGACCATCGGCGTTGCCGGCTTCCAGGACCCGGCACAGCTCACCCTCGGGAAGACCCTTGGCATGCCCTTTGTCAGACAGGTGGAGGTGGAGGGACCGAAAAGGGAGGTGCTGCCGGTACCGCCGACGGTGCTGGCAGTCTAG
- a CDS encoding YMGG-like glycine zipper-containing protein: MTRTLTNVCSLLALLVLGGCVTMPTGPSVRVLPAPGKTFEQFMAEDAVCRRYAEQQLGMSPQDTANQNTATSAVVGTAIGAGVGAALGAASGNAGAGAAIGGGTGLLFGAASGSESGRVYGYEAQRRYDNTYVQCMYAKGNQIPGSVRKTRRVRSYVPPPPPGVYSVPPDYYPERY; this comes from the coding sequence ATGACAAGGACTTTGACCAACGTTTGCTCGCTGCTTGCCTTGCTGGTTCTGGGGGGGTGCGTCACCATGCCGACGGGACCGAGCGTCCGCGTGCTCCCCGCGCCCGGGAAGACCTTCGAGCAGTTCATGGCTGAGGATGCCGTCTGCCGCAGGTATGCCGAGCAGCAACTCGGCATGAGCCCGCAGGATACGGCGAACCAGAATACCGCAACGAGCGCCGTGGTGGGGACCGCCATCGGTGCCGGGGTCGGGGCGGCTCTTGGTGCGGCGAGCGGCAATGCTGGGGCGGGTGCGGCCATCGGCGGCGGCACCGGCCTTCTATTCGGCGCGGCAAGCGGCTCCGAGTCGGGGCGGGTCTACGGATACGAGGCGCAGCGGCGCTACGACAACACCTATGTGCAGTGCATGTACGCCAAGGGGAACCAGATTCCGGGGAGCGTGCGCAAGACGCGCCGCGTGAGGAGTTATGTTCCTCCGCCACCTCCGGGGGTGTACTCGGTGCCGCCGGATTACTATCCGGAACGTTACTGA
- the aroC gene encoding chorismate synthase: MSSVFGTIFKVSTFGESHCKAVGAVIDGAPAGMRLSEADIQPQLDRRRPGQSELSTPREEEDIVTILSGVELGVTLGTPIGLMVHNRDQRPGDYEEMAEVPRPSHADYTYQMKYGVRASSGGGRSSARETIGRVAAGAIAEKYLFERYGIEIVAWVDAVGAIDAGPVDLVSITRKEVDAHPVRCGNPAMAQAMADLIAQVRDKNDSVGGMVSCVCRNIPAGLGEPVFDKLDALLAHAMLSIPASKGFEIGSGFSGSRMLGSAHNDPFVSKGGRLGTSSNYSGGVQGGISNGEPVYFRVGFKPPATVALPQKTARFDGSEAVLEAKGRHDPCIVPRAVPVVEAMAALVLLDLVLRQEYRKL, from the coding sequence ATGTCATCGGTATTCGGAACGATCTTCAAGGTTTCCACCTTCGGCGAGAGCCACTGCAAGGCGGTCGGCGCCGTCATCGACGGGGCACCGGCCGGAATGCGACTGTCCGAGGCGGATATCCAGCCGCAACTCGACCGCCGCCGTCCCGGGCAGAGCGAGCTCAGTACCCCCCGAGAGGAGGAGGACATCGTCACCATCCTCTCCGGCGTCGAGCTCGGCGTCACCCTCGGAACCCCCATAGGACTCATGGTGCATAACCGCGACCAGCGCCCGGGGGACTACGAGGAGATGGCGGAGGTGCCGCGCCCCTCCCATGCCGACTACACCTACCAGATGAAGTACGGCGTGCGTGCCTCGAGCGGCGGCGGACGCTCCTCCGCACGGGAAACCATCGGCCGGGTCGCGGCGGGTGCCATCGCCGAGAAGTACCTCTTCGAACGTTACGGGATCGAGATCGTCGCCTGGGTGGACGCCGTCGGGGCGATCGATGCCGGGCCGGTCGACTTGGTCTCGATCACCCGCAAAGAGGTGGACGCACACCCGGTGCGCTGCGGCAACCCCGCCATGGCGCAGGCGATGGCCGACCTGATCGCCCAGGTGCGCGACAAAAACGACTCGGTCGGGGGAATGGTCTCCTGCGTCTGCCGCAACATCCCCGCCGGGCTCGGCGAGCCGGTGTTCGACAAGCTGGACGCCCTTTTGGCCCACGCCATGCTCTCCATCCCCGCATCCAAGGGGTTCGAGATCGGCTCGGGCTTCAGCGGCAGCCGCATGCTGGGGAGCGCCCACAACGATCCATTCGTCAGCAAGGGGGGGAGGCTCGGGACCTCGAGCAACTACTCTGGCGGCGTGCAGGGAGGGATTTCCAACGGGGAGCCGGTCTACTTCCGGGTGGGCTTCAAGCCGCCGGCGACGGTGGCGCTGCCGCAGAAGACGGCGCGCTTCGACGGCAGTGAGGCCGTCCTCGAGGCGAAGGGGCGCCACGACCCGTGCATCGTGCCGCGCGCCGTCCCCGTCGTCGAGGCAATGGCCGCCCTGGTGCTCCTGGACCTCGTGCTCAGGCAGGAATACCGGAAGCTGTAA
- a CDS encoding DUF1440 domain-containing protein, which yields MATGNAGSMTQRHPVIIAMAAGLIAGAAASASDRLLDRLVSERQKRRDRLVREAPAHQAAGPHFAAKIAGRKLNRKEKECARAAFGVLYGLGWGAIHGGLRRRFPVLSRWGGLPFALPFFFACDGVIAPALGVSPGLNRVPWQPSVKEMGNHIAWTLVAELVHRVVGKER from the coding sequence ATGGCAACGGGAAATGCCGGCTCGATGACGCAGCGACATCCGGTCATCATCGCGATGGCCGCCGGCTTGATCGCCGGTGCGGCGGCGAGCGCCTCGGACAGGCTCCTGGACCGGCTGGTGAGCGAGAGGCAGAAAAGGCGCGACCGGCTTGTGCGCGAGGCACCGGCGCACCAGGCGGCCGGGCCGCACTTCGCCGCGAAGATTGCGGGTCGCAAGCTGAACAGGAAGGAGAAGGAGTGCGCCAGGGCAGCCTTCGGTGTGCTCTACGGGCTGGGGTGGGGAGCGATCCATGGCGGGCTGCGGAGGAGGTTCCCGGTGCTTTCCCGCTGGGGCGGTCTCCCCTTCGCGCTCCCCTTCTTCTTCGCCTGCGACGGCGTGATTGCGCCGGCGCTCGGCGTGTCGCCGGGGCTGAACCGCGTTCCGTGGCAGCCCAGCGTGAAGGAAATGGGAAATCACATCGCATGGACGTTGGTCGCTGAACTGGTGCATCGTGTGGTGGGCAAAGAGCGTTGA
- a CDS encoding alpha/beta fold hydrolase: protein MVFVHGWAMSGKAWSFQRELADAGRLIFVDLRGHGQSAPADSYTLDDYASDLVSFFEGHALTDAVLVGWSMGTQVALHAFPALRERLAGMVLVGGNPRYASTDDYPHGKPPVEVKGMGLRLRRDRQKTMGDFFKGMFAEGELDHALYQRIVHEIVMGGRAPDPEAALRSLDILSSADLREQLPEVDRPVLLVHGELDTVCPASASSYMGERLPSARVEIYPGCGHAPFMSRPERFNEQLREFIAGL, encoded by the coding sequence GTGGTATTTGTGCACGGCTGGGCCATGTCCGGAAAGGCCTGGAGTTTTCAGCGTGAGCTTGCCGACGCGGGGCGCCTCATCTTCGTGGACCTGCGCGGGCACGGCCAGTCGGCTCCGGCCGACTCTTACACCCTGGACGACTACGCCTCCGATCTCGTCTCCTTTTTCGAGGGGCACGCGCTCACAGATGCGGTCCTCGTCGGCTGGTCCATGGGGACGCAGGTGGCGCTGCATGCCTTCCCCGCGCTCAGGGAACGCCTTGCCGGGATGGTGCTGGTCGGCGGTAACCCGAGGTACGCAAGTACCGATGACTACCCGCACGGCAAGCCCCCGGTTGAGGTGAAGGGGATGGGGCTCAGGCTGCGGCGCGATCGCCAGAAGACCATGGGGGACTTCTTCAAGGGGATGTTCGCCGAGGGGGAGCTGGACCACGCGCTGTACCAACGCATCGTCCACGAGATCGTTATGGGGGGACGTGCGCCGGACCCCGAGGCGGCGCTACGTTCGTTGGACATCCTGTCGAGCGCAGACCTGCGGGAACAACTTCCCGAGGTGGACCGCCCCGTCCTCCTCGTGCACGGCGAACTCGACACCGTTTGTCCCGCCTCGGCATCGAGCTACATGGGGGAGCGGCTCCCGTCGGCGCGGGTGGAGATCTACCCGGGGTGCGGCCACGCCCCCTTTATGAGCAGGCCGGAGCGCTTCAATGAGCAGCTCAGGGAGTTCATCGCGGGGCTGTAG
- the bioF gene encoding 8-amino-7-oxononanoate synthase, whose amino-acid sequence MPTFAEELEKLREEGLYRSMRVISGAQGSHVELEGRRVLMLCSNNYLGLADHPALRRAAVMGVAFGVGSGASRLVSGTMELHARLEERIARFKGTERALVFNSGYAANTGIISALVGRGDAIFSDKLNHASIVDGALLSRANFHRFGHRDVAALERLLKEKGGSGRRLIVTDGVFSMDGDIAPLREMARLAKRYDALLMVDDAHGTGVLGATGRGTAELLGVMDDVDIHMGTLGKGLGSFGAYAAASGTICDYLVNKARSFIFSTSMPPAVLAPSIAALDLVDSAEGKRLRDRLAANVALFKERLTGAGFDTMGSETQIVPIFVGPAETTMRFSQELLEEGIFLQGIRPPTVPAGSCRLRCTIMATHEAADLEAAADTIARVGKKLSVI is encoded by the coding sequence GTGCCGACATTCGCAGAAGAACTGGAAAAATTGCGTGAAGAGGGGCTGTACCGCAGCATGAGGGTGATCAGCGGCGCGCAGGGAAGCCACGTGGAGCTGGAAGGGAGGCGGGTGCTCATGCTCTGCTCCAACAACTACCTGGGGCTTGCCGACCACCCGGCGCTGCGCAGAGCGGCGGTGATGGGGGTGGCGTTCGGGGTAGGCAGCGGCGCATCGCGCCTGGTCTCCGGCACCATGGAGCTGCACGCGCGTCTCGAGGAGCGGATCGCCCGGTTCAAAGGGACTGAGCGGGCTCTCGTCTTCAACTCCGGTTATGCGGCCAACACCGGTATCATCTCGGCCCTGGTCGGCCGCGGCGACGCCATCTTCTCCGACAAACTGAACCACGCGAGCATCGTGGACGGCGCACTCCTTTCCCGTGCCAACTTCCATCGCTTCGGTCACCGCGACGTCGCCGCTCTGGAGCGGCTGCTTAAGGAGAAGGGAGGAAGCGGCCGGCGCCTCATCGTGACCGACGGCGTCTTCAGCATGGACGGCGATATCGCTCCGCTCAGGGAGATGGCACGGCTCGCCAAGCGCTACGACGCGCTCCTCATGGTCGACGACGCCCACGGCACCGGCGTCCTTGGCGCCACCGGTCGCGGCACCGCCGAACTCTTGGGCGTTATGGACGATGTCGACATCCACATGGGGACGCTGGGAAAGGGGCTGGGGAGCTTCGGCGCCTATGCCGCGGCGTCGGGAACGATCTGCGACTACCTCGTCAACAAGGCGAGGAGCTTCATCTTCTCCACCTCGATGCCCCCAGCGGTGCTCGCCCCGTCCATCGCGGCGCTCGACCTGGTCGACTCCGCGGAAGGTAAGAGGCTGCGAGACCGGCTGGCGGCAAACGTCGCCCTGTTCAAGGAGCGGCTGACGGGAGCCGGCTTCGACACCATGGGGAGCGAGACCCAGATCGTCCCGATCTTCGTCGGTCCGGCCGAAACCACCATGCGCTTCAGCCAGGAACTCCTCGAGGAGGGGATCTTCCTGCAGGGGATCCGCCCCCCGACCGTTCCGGCAGGAAGCTGTCGCCTGCGCTGCACGATCATGGCAACCCATGAGGCCGCGGATCTCGAGGCTGCCGCCGACACCATAGCCCGCGTGGGCAAGAAGTTGAGCGTGATTTAA
- a CDS encoding cytochrome B6 — protein MRKDATVVSSLFIAAALILPAVNSWTAEGQPSRKAPPDAVMEAQMPRDVPATRPEQQRGSHDQSDVFHATKAEPSSTAFKNQPDEGKILGFDFYRDPLDAKKPMMTFQEVYQKDAGEKPKVMETQRRLLESRYDLRPRLAPDVKMSRGKPIAVGPTARLAKGTTWESLAAMNPADMRSKNLFPYPPLPHPKQVNGGQVFPQIQIDMFPRLQRFDVDFDLPDAFLPEFPPAIFLQNRPELGDVSRGEVVSINNYYRLFKDLLTPVQLDGLRMLVTPFPQEEFNPTDDRKSPQPSLGVACLDCHVNGHTTAQFHLSPDIRPQERRFRLDTVSLRGLFNQQVHSSKRSLRSVEDFSEFEQRTAYFNGDEIHAAKKGMNIISRVQVSHMAQMQNMFDVPPAPKLDPAGFLYPAQATQSEMAGQQVFFGKGRCGVCHPAPFYLDHMMHDLQLDRFTREPGDGPIKTFTLRGIKESPPYMHDGRCLTLEDTVKFFDLVLGLRLTQQEQNDLVAFLRVL, from the coding sequence ATGAGAAAAGACGCCACCGTTGTATCGTCACTGTTTATTGCAGCCGCTCTCATCCTCCCCGCCGTCAACTCTTGGACCGCGGAGGGGCAGCCTTCCCGCAAGGCGCCGCCGGACGCGGTGATGGAAGCCCAGATGCCGAGGGATGTGCCGGCTACTCGCCCTGAACAGCAAAGAGGGAGCCACGACCAGTCCGACGTCTTCCATGCGACCAAGGCGGAGCCTTCCTCCACTGCGTTCAAGAACCAACCGGACGAAGGAAAGATCCTCGGGTTCGACTTCTACCGCGATCCGCTGGACGCGAAAAAACCGATGATGACCTTCCAGGAGGTTTATCAGAAGGATGCCGGTGAAAAGCCCAAGGTAATGGAGACGCAGAGGCGGCTTCTGGAGTCGCGCTACGACCTGCGGCCGCGGCTTGCGCCCGATGTGAAGATGTCGCGCGGCAAGCCGATCGCCGTCGGGCCGACGGCGCGGCTGGCAAAGGGAACGACCTGGGAGAGCTTGGCCGCGATGAACCCGGCAGATATGAGGTCGAAGAACCTCTTCCCCTATCCGCCGCTGCCCCATCCCAAGCAGGTTAACGGCGGGCAGGTCTTCCCGCAGATCCAGATCGACATGTTCCCGAGGCTGCAGCGCTTCGACGTCGACTTCGATCTCCCCGACGCCTTTCTTCCCGAGTTTCCACCCGCGATATTCCTGCAGAACCGGCCGGAACTGGGCGACGTCTCGCGCGGCGAGGTGGTCTCCATCAACAACTACTACCGTCTCTTCAAGGACCTCCTCACCCCGGTGCAGCTCGACGGCCTTCGCATGCTGGTCACCCCCTTCCCCCAGGAGGAATTCAACCCGACCGACGACCGCAAGTCGCCACAGCCGAGCCTCGGGGTCGCCTGCCTCGACTGCCACGTGAACGGCCACACCACGGCACAGTTTCACCTAAGCCCCGACATCCGGCCTCAGGAGCGGCGTTTCCGCCTCGACACGGTGAGCCTCAGGGGGCTTTTCAACCAGCAGGTCCACTCCTCCAAGCGCAGCCTCCGTTCGGTGGAAGACTTCTCCGAGTTCGAGCAGCGCACCGCCTACTTTAACGGTGACGAGATCCACGCCGCCAAGAAGGGGATGAACATCATCAGCCGGGTGCAGGTGTCGCACATGGCACAGATGCAGAACATGTTCGACGTCCCCCCCGCCCCGAAACTCGACCCAGCAGGCTTCCTCTACCCAGCCCAAGCGACCCAGTCGGAAATGGCAGGCCAGCAGGTCTTCTTCGGCAAGGGGAGGTGCGGCGTCTGCCATCCCGCTCCGTTCTACCTCGATCACATGATGCATGATCTGCAGCTTGATCGCTTCACCAGGGAGCCCGGCGACGGCCCCATCAAGACCTTCACCCTGCGAGGCATCAAGGAGAGCCCCCCCTACATGCACGACGGCCGCTGCCTCACCCTTGAGGACACGGTGAAGTTTTTCGACCTGGTGCTTGGTTTGCGACTCACCCAGCAGGAGCAAAACGACTTAGTTGCCTTCCTCAGGGTGCTCTAG
- a CDS encoding M48 metallopeptidase family protein — translation MRGLKYLAGYSEQVTSKVQRLLDANELGGVLLSKYPAPHGFTTDRSLYDFTMGIKNEYLRKSQPLSKVVYDPKISVINHALGLHSFVSRVQGAKLTAKNEIRVASMFRVAPVEFLRMIVVHELAHLKEKEHNKAFYQLCEYMEPDYHQLEFDTRLYLTHLETAGALYKETSPA, via the coding sequence ATGCGTGGACTCAAATATCTAGCGGGCTATTCCGAGCAGGTGACCTCAAAGGTGCAGCGGCTCCTCGATGCGAACGAACTCGGCGGCGTGCTCCTTTCCAAGTACCCCGCCCCGCACGGCTTCACCACGGACCGGTCGCTCTACGACTTCACCATGGGCATCAAGAACGAGTACCTTCGCAAGTCGCAGCCGCTCAGCAAGGTCGTCTATGACCCGAAGATCAGCGTGATCAACCACGCCCTCGGGCTCCACAGCTTCGTTTCACGGGTGCAGGGCGCGAAGCTCACGGCGAAAAACGAGATCAGGGTGGCGAGCATGTTCCGGGTCGCCCCGGTTGAGTTCCTGAGGATGATCGTCGTGCACGAGCTCGCCCACCTGAAGGAGAAGGAGCACAACAAGGCCTTCTACCAGCTCTGCGAGTACATGGAACCCGACTACCACCAGCTCGAGTTCGACACCAGGCTGTACCTGACCCACCTGGAAACAGCCGGGGCGCTCTACAAGGAAACTTCCCCCGCATAG